In a genomic window of Bordetella petrii:
- a CDS encoding PulJ/GspJ family protein: MRARRRCAPQQGFTLIEVLIAIALMALVSLLSWRGLEHVSTARNWLGAQARDQAVVLRTLGQVERDLNRAYVGAPAQGRAAALLPPGIEVAQSSGAALLLDIVRATPDGGLWQRITWRVRPEGLWRYSGVPAARYPLPEPADGVLVMPGATGLTVRAWVPGRGWRDPLQPETGRAAGLEVAIERPGRGQPERYTRIVVLP; this comes from the coding sequence ATGCGCGCCCGCCGCCGTTGCGCCCCGCAGCAGGGGTTTACGCTGATCGAAGTGCTGATCGCCATCGCACTGATGGCGCTCGTGAGCCTGCTGTCGTGGCGGGGCCTGGAACACGTGTCGACGGCGCGCAACTGGCTGGGCGCGCAGGCGCGGGACCAGGCGGTGGTGTTGCGCACGCTGGGCCAGGTCGAGCGCGACTTGAACCGTGCCTATGTTGGCGCGCCGGCCCAGGGCCGCGCCGCTGCGCTGCTGCCGCCCGGCATAGAGGTCGCGCAATCGTCCGGCGCGGCGCTGCTGCTGGACATCGTGCGCGCCACGCCCGACGGCGGCCTGTGGCAGCGCATCACGTGGCGCGTGCGCCCCGAAGGCCTGTGGCGCTACAGCGGCGTGCCGGCGGCGCGCTATCCGTTGCCTGAACCCGCCGACGGCGTGCTGGTCATGCCGGGCGCCACCGGGCTGACGGTGCGCGCCTGGGTGCCCGGTCGTGGCTGGCGCGATCCGCTGCAACCGGAAACCGGGCGCGCCGCCGGGCTTGAAGTGGCGATCGAGCGCCCTGGCCGCGGCCAGCCCGAGCGCTACACCCGCATCGTGGTGCTGCCATGA
- the gspK gene encoding type II secretion system minor pseudopilin GspK produces MTARAARQQGMAVVSALIVVAIVAALTSGLFLRQTSAIRQIENEQARVQARWLLLGGIDWARLLLLDNARQEATVRRDQLWSTPVLDTRVEGDDSGRAAVFSGGIQDEQGKYNLYNLARRGMVDQTQVEVLARLLDMLGLPATLAPRLAAQVALTQERLRDGGAQASPADTRGGASAPQPRGIGDLAAQLGMDAASRQAMQRTMTLLPAATKLNVNTAEPEVIAALVPGLSLAQARAVVGERDRGRWFNDSGDFANRLAAGGKPLQIPAVATTSEWFLADGTVAYQRARVSMRALLAIPGQRPPETVWIRETP; encoded by the coding sequence ATGACGGCGCGGGCGGCGCGGCAGCAAGGCATGGCGGTGGTCAGCGCGCTGATCGTGGTTGCCATCGTGGCTGCCCTGACCAGCGGCCTGTTCTTGCGCCAGACGTCCGCCATCCGGCAGATCGAGAACGAGCAGGCGCGCGTACAGGCGCGCTGGCTGCTGCTGGGCGGCATTGACTGGGCGCGCCTGCTGCTGCTCGACAACGCCCGCCAGGAAGCCACCGTCAGGCGCGACCAGCTGTGGTCGACACCCGTGCTCGACACCCGCGTCGAAGGCGACGACAGCGGACGAGCCGCGGTGTTCTCCGGTGGCATACAGGACGAACAGGGCAAGTACAACCTGTACAACCTGGCCAGGCGCGGCATGGTGGACCAGACCCAGGTCGAGGTGCTGGCGCGCCTGCTGGACATGCTGGGCCTGCCCGCCACGCTGGCGCCGCGCCTGGCCGCCCAGGTGGCCCTGACACAGGAGCGCCTGCGCGACGGTGGCGCACAGGCATCGCCCGCGGACACGCGGGGCGGCGCAAGCGCCCCGCAACCGCGCGGCATCGGCGACCTGGCCGCGCAGCTGGGCATGGATGCTGCGAGCCGGCAGGCCATGCAACGCACCATGACGCTGCTGCCGGCCGCCACCAAGCTCAACGTCAATACCGCCGAACCGGAAGTGATCGCCGCGCTGGTGCCGGGCCTGAGCCTGGCGCAGGCCCGCGCCGTCGTGGGCGAGCGCGACCGGGGCCGCTGGTTCAACGACAGCGGCGACTTCGCCAACCGTCTGGCGGCAGGCGGCAAACCCTTGCAAATACCGGCGGTCGCCACGACCAGCGAATGGTTCCTGGCCGACGGCACCGTAGCCTACCAACGCGCCCGCGTCAGCATGCGGGCCCTGCTGGCGATTCCCGGACAGCGTCCTCCTGAAACCGTATGGATAAGAGAAACACCGTAA